The genomic stretch AGAAATacataatgaaaattttgattgagtttggtgtcgattcatttttatttttgttttttattttttgtcaatgatGTCGATTCTTGACAAGTGCACTTTCTTACACTGATGCCATGGTTCACAGATGAAGGAAATTCATGATAAGATAGTTCGCTTTGAGGAGTTGGACCTACTGATGGAGAAAGAGAGGCAGCAGTTGGAGCAAATGAAGAGTACACTCTTTGTCGACCAGCTTTCCCTGTTATTACATAAAAATGCTGCATCTAAAACTGGAGAGGGTGCAAGGGAGATTCTTAGAACTGGTTGATAATGTACTTTCATCCTATGACAGGCTGTTGTAATGTTATGAAGCACTATAAGTGAAAAGGCGATACTCGCTGTAGTTTAGTTAATGCCCTTTAATCCTCGCGTAAAAATTACTTCTTCTTCGGTTCTCAATTGCTGCATATTTTCTGTTCAATAACTTGTTGACAAAATACACAAGCTGCCATTGGTGGATCCAGTGGACTTAAAATGGTTAAGAGTGTGCAATACACGGACGGCGTTACAACTCCAAATCAACTACGGCTCTTTGAGCACAAACTATTCCCGCTTTCATCTTCTTTCAGTTTCAAATAAATCTGAAGGAAGCGACTGCCTGCAGTTCCCGCGTTAAATAAAGAGATCAGTTCGTGAATCTGTGGTGAGGTTCGAGATGTAGTTGGGATTATAAAGTACTTCTTGGGTCGAATGAATTTACCTGTTCTATCTTCGATCCGTATGCTTCGGACTTCTCTTCCACAAACTACAAGAACACAGAGAATACAATTTAGCGCCTTGGGTTCCAGTAAAAGGATGAATCATGAAGGTAGTGGATACGATTTCCCTGAGATCTAATACCGCCATACCTGTCCGGTCACTGTATACAGCCTGTTGTACCAACCATTGAACGCCATCCCGATTGCTGAATATATATGTCTCTGGCTCTCCCCAGGATTTTGGAGCGAATACTCGATGTAATAGAATCCTGATAAAAAACCATTCTTTCAGGGAGATGACATGTAGTACAGATAAATTCAGATTAAGGCAATCACTCGAGGTCTAGGAGCGAAGGCCACGATACGGATGCAGATGGACTCTGACATTCTTGTGTGAGAAAGGGGTGTTCTGTTTAGCTAGAGAAGATTATGGTTGAGAGACTACTACCATTGGCATCTCGGCAATCGATGAGTTTAGCCGCCACACCAGGAGGCCTCCGCCAGCTTCTGTCCAGACCGTTTACCTACAACAGCTAGCAGAAATTTAGAAGCATTataagcggaaaaaaaaaaagtagcaaaTGAATGAGCTTTCAACTAATTGGAAGAAGATGTTTACCAGATTCTCGGCAAATGCATCGACTTTGCCGAAAGATCCCATTTTTGTGAAGTCCGGGCCAATACCGGTGATTGCTACACTGACTATGCGAAACAAGATGCAATTGGACGAATCATCAGGATTCTAAGTAGTGACGAAATGAACCAGAGGATGATGAGAGATGAAATCTATTGTGAAGCAGAGTAAAACATTACTGTTTGAGGTTGAATCTTCTTTGGGAAAGAAAGCGGTAACAGATTTGAATCCACTAGGATCACCATTACCCACCAGCCAATCTGAACAAACAGGATTTAGTACTTCAAACAATCATCACATCAAAAGCCATTCATCTCATCTACTAGAAAGAGTCCGAGCAGAAAAGTAAAGCGGGCGATGCTGAAATGGTAAAGATTTTAAGCAAGAAGATAGAACAATTCCAACTCTCCAGCGCATCGCGTCTTGCTATTGAGACAGAATAAACTAGGAAAACGCCTACGTTATGATCCGTATCAGCAAAATTAGGACTGTATCATTCATGACTCAAATCGTGCATCGAAAATTGTAACTTGGCGGGTTTGCTGGCATTGATATCCATTTCATTCCCTTCAGCAAGGGTTCTACTTTCAGGATACTAATACATCAAACGAGAGAAAGGTGAAATGAACTATAACAGATCAGAAATTAGATGAGAAATCCtgcaaaatttttatgttttcttttgctgTGAACAAAGCTATTtacttgccaaaaaaaaaaacaaagctatCATAAAATATGCAAGTTGATGGTCAAATTAATGGGTCATTTCATTTCACCTTGAGGAATTGATATCTTGAACTTGTTCacatcatccacataaacttgCAAGTCCTGTTTTACACCTGAAACTCCCAATTGGGTCCAAATAAGAACCCTCAAAATCCAACCACATATCCTCAAACATTTtgccaaggaaaaaagaacaacacaGCACCAGTCTCAGCCAATGCATCTGAAGCAAGACTCTGAAGCGAAAGTGCAGCAAAACCCAGCTGCAGCACAATCTCTCTCCTCTTAGCTCCACACTGTTCTTGCATGTGTAAGCCGGAACTAACCAAATGACAGTAACAATCcaaatggaaaaatgaaattttatctATCCGTTAatgttgaattaaaaaaatgcctGCAAAAGAGCGGCAGAAGTCCAGAAATTTACGGTGCTTGGAGTTGCCTATCGTTTAAGCAACACTGCAAACGGGATCTTCTTCCTGCTTCATAATCTGGAGAAAAACCCAATGAAGAGAGCTTCTGAATTTGACTggataaataaaaaagcaaaagggaaaCGATGAAACTGGATGGAGTTGAGTTGTGCCGATGACCTTTCTTGTTGGATGAGGAGCGAAGTCGCAGGGACGCAGAGTTGAGTGAAGAACAAGAAGCAACGGACGCCATGAATTTGTTCCCCTTCAGattgccttttttgtttttttgtctctGGTTCCACCTTAGCTGCAATCTTGAATTTCCGTGTTGTAAtacgtcgtcgtcttcttcgtgaCATGATAAATATCATGCAAAATCAGGAAATTATGaagacaatttttatttttatttttattattattaggtgtgatcggttcccggtccggtctgaTCCCACCTAGAAATTGGAAACTGGACCCGAAGGATCGGTTCCCAATTTCTAGGACCGAGAAGTAGATCGGTTCGATTGGTTCTCAAACGGTCCAATGCAACAGATGGATtattagtaggggtgagcaacacagagtttaattttaatttattaattaattaggtttgcatttaagataataataataataataataataataatcgatggatcattatatttatatttaagaaCCCGGAACTAGATCGAAAATCACCAATtctaattttatggaaccgAAAACTAGACCGGCGCCATGAGTATCGAATGGAACCAGGTTGATTTGGGCAATTTCCAATTGGGTCGAtccatcttgctcacccctaattactATTGTTGATGTTATTTATGTCTCTTTGGAGACAGTCCAATGAAATTTGATCAAGTTGGTATGTATTAGGGATTCCACATTTGCTAAAATGTGGATAACTTTTGCAAGATAGAAGAAGTGGATGTCCAAATGTTGGGTCAGATATAAGGGGAAAACTATAAAACCATTGTaaatattttccccactttcCTGTATCACTGgttttgaaaaccaagtatgAACTGTAAAATTTTATAGTTTTGGAATCATAAGTTTAGGAGATGCTGTTAATGTCTATGTTATTAGAAACagtgaagaaggaaggaaaaaaaaaatgtcaataagCCATCATGACAAAGGCCACAGACGCGGCTATTCGTTTCAAATACTACAATAGAATATCTTGTCCAAGCAAAAATTAGGACTGTAATCGAGCCGAGTTCAGTCAACACAGTCAAACCATCACCTTGGTCGAGCTCAATTCAACTCGATTCATTTATAACTAATTTATAACCAACTGTCAAACCATCCCCTTGGACGAGCTCAACTCAACTCGATTCATTCATAACTAATTTATAACTAACATACATAAAAAGCTCGACTCCGATAAGCTTGGACGTTAAGCAATTCGAAGTATTTTGTGTTCATTTTTATCGATGTTAACATATTTTTCTTAAACAATAATGAAAGCTTGATTTTATGCTTAACGAGGCCTGCAAGTCTATCAAACTGAATATTCACAAGCTCAATCTTGACTCGTACTCGAGCTCAACTCGAAAAATTAGGCAAGTCGATCTCAAGTAGTCATGGAGCTGAATCCAAGCTACTCGCTAGTAACTTGACTTGGTTTCACCCCTAGCACAAATTAGTCGAAATGCATTCACCATTTCAAATGGATCAAATGCACCAATTCAAACATATCGATAGATACTAAGTCATCTACATCTGAGTTAGATACTCTTCTGCATAACAGATGCATCGAGATGCAAATCACTGTCGTAAGGATCCAATGATGTTGCATTGAGATGCCCACACAACACTCCAAAGTCAATACAATTTTCAGCGAACAGATTATTGGGAAACAAAACACAGCACCACCTGCCTAAAAGTTAAAGAAACCGCGAAGgggggaaaaacaagaaaagaacatgACTGGCTTATAAAAGAAGATAAACAAAACTTCAACCCCTCAAACTTCTAAGGCTtttgacaacaacaaaaaaaaattctaagactGATCTTATCCTCGCATGCACGTAAAGTAGCATGAGAAGGAGAATGTCTCCGTTTTATTGTTTCTCGTCACATAGTATCTGCCCAGCAAGTCGATAATAGGTCAAGAAGAAAGAGCAAGGGGAGCGAAGGAAGTTCACCAGCTCCTAGTTGTGAGGTGTGCTCAGACGTGGTTGATGCCGTTGGATGAAGGTGCGGACAGGACAGAGAGGACTTCGGTTACAGATGCCATGGAACTCAAAGCTGCTTTGAGAACTTCCTGCGAACACCCTGGTTTCACAATGGTGCGGACCTGGAAAAGAGACACCGCAAATCAAATCAACTGGAAAAGGAGCGTTGCTTTAACAACATGAGTATGAGATTGCTACATTAAGTTGCCCAGCACCACTAAAGCATACATGAGCATTGAAACCTGAAAAGAAGGGAACAGCATGCTAGAGAACAGATCAATCAAAATGGACATAACTATGCCAAATTCTGTAACAAGCAGAATTGGTACTCTCTATTCCAGCCAAGGAATGGCGACTCTCTGGCCTTCAATGGCAAACCAAACACGAGAATGAGAATGATTCACCCTGTTACCACACCATTTCCTCGTGTTTCTTCAAAGGACAAATTTAACATTTGTTGCAGCAGTCCCCTCCAATCCAGAGTTCAATTGGCAAACCAAACACAAGAAGGAGAATGATTTGCACTGTTCCCACGTGATTCTTTGCTCACATCCAAAGGAATTCCAAGCACTACCATAAAATTTTGGATCCCCATCCCATTTTGGCCTGTGTTTCATTCACTAAGAGTGATGCTCCATAAGGACTGATTTCATCATTTCCTCCCCCATAAACATCAAACTCACTCATTTGATAGCTGACTCCATTTAAAAGTCTCTTTATACAGAAATCCCATGCAAAGATAGAGATTAAGTTACATAGTCAAACTACAAGACTTTAAAGGAGGAACGGAGGGTACGGTGGAAAGATGAGCACCTTATCAAGGTATTCCTGAAGCATCTTGATACGGCCCATGTAGTCCTGGTCTTCCACACACAAAGATACAGGCTTAGCATCAGCACCAGGACCATCAAACTGAAGAGGTCCTGGATTTCTGTAGAGATCATCTATCAAGAATTTGACTGCATTCTGTTGCAGCAGCCTACACAGCCAGAACAGAATCATACCATCACCAATATGTTGTACACATTTCTTTCCCGCCCGGGGTAGATTTGTCATATAACCAGGACAAATATTATTGCGTGTAAAAAGATGGAAAGATCCTTCCAGGAAATCATTCTCCATGAACTTACTCATATGCTTTGCCTTTCAAATCAACATTGGCTGGATGGATGGCAGGTTTACCAATAAATGAGGAATTGGGATTTTGGGCCCATCGCTTGACAGTCATCATTGCCTGACGTCAACAAGCAATTGAAGAAGTTAACAATACAAACTTCTCTGTAGAAATCCAAACTGACAATCTCAAGATTCAGAGAGGTAACATGCAATTTGATAGAACAGAAAAAGACGTACTGTTATGGGTGCAGCACCACAGCGCCACTTATTCACTGGATTCTTTAGATTAGTTACAGAGGCCATGTATCCATTCAAGCCAGCAGCCAGTATATGGTAGCAAATGTGCCCCAAAACCTGAATTGAAATAAATCATAGTCATGGAAAAGGCATTACTGAATGCAGTGATACAACTGTTAGTAAGGAACATACATAGGCATAATCACAGTCGAACTTTGACGGTAAGGACCCCCTAGCTTGATAGCCAAAAAAGTGGCATATAGCGTTGAACTTTTTCCCCTTGTATGTTCCTTCTTTCTGTAAGCACCAACGCCAATGACAGAGCATTTCAATATTTAAAAGAAGGCCCCCTTAAATAGACAATATAAAAGAAGTGTCAAAGTAAGAACATGGAAAAAGGACTTAATGGAGGTTCAGATTCAAGTATCTTCTTTGTTGGCTCGAGATAAAAAGAAACGGTGATCATGGAAACTAGGTCAGAGTTTGATGTTCTCTAAGATGATGAATACTGAATCCATGGATTGAACCTTGGTGAAACATGCAGCAGCAATTATGAGAACCAGCAGCAGAATAGTTTTCCAGCATGATCATACTCTTGACAAAAGATTTAAACCACATGACTCATATTGAACGGCGTTTTTCTCAACAAAGAGGGATGATCTTCCCCAGCTAAGCTAAATACAAGGAGAACATGGATAGTTTCGTCCTTGCTTGAAGAAATCAGCATCTCAGTATAAATTCATGTTCATCAAAAGATTGAAAACAACTATGAAGTTTGGAAAAGGACCAAGTATTTGTAGCGTAGAGTGAACATGCCAAACATATCAAGGTAACTGTGGCATACCATCCGCTTGTTCATTTCTGCCTCCACGAGATGAGCTAGCAGTTTCTCTGTCTCAATCTAGATAAATGGAGAAAAGATTTCTCTCATTAGtctcaaatgaaaaatgctttAACCTTCACATAAAATTTAACCCAGTGACCTATCCAGCACCTGGGATAACTGTGCAGAGTCATCTGATTCAGGATGGAGGAGTAGCTGGCAAAACGACAGATATAGACTTTTAGAATGGCGTGATTGTCTTTGAATAGTAAAGCATGAAAAAAAACATGATTCCAACCTGCTTCTTGATAAAGGGtggtaaaaattcaaaaagtgcTGATGCCCAAGGAGAGAGTTGGGAGGAAATCTTTTCCACGGAAACACCTTGCCTGAGCAATCCATGAATTTCCTGCAAAGAACAAGCAACTAGTGCTTCTTACAATAGCAAACactcatttcattttttgtatAAGTGCAAAGACTGATGCATTACCTTCAAAAGAGAATAGACTTCAGGAATACTTTCAATGAGCCCTTCCGGTATTAGGATAACCCCATGGTACTTATCTATCAAAACATAAACTGAGTCAGTAGGTGAATTCACAAACATTAGTGCATTTCTAGAGATGTCTGAGAAACCTTGTTCTGCCCTAGCTTGAACAGCATCGCATAACTGCTTTGCCAGGTCAAATAGAGTAAGCTTTGATGCAGCAACTTCTTCCCCGAGAATTACCTATACATGAAGGGATAAAAGGCAAACACAGAGATTCATGACATCCTTCATCAACAGCAATGCTAGATCAGTGATTACTGACTTAGGAAAGCCAAAAATAGCTACCATATTAGGGTGAGACTGTAAAGTGCATTCCAGGGCCACATGTGATGCCTTTCGTCCCATGAGCCGAATGAAATAATAGTACTGAGAATATAAGGAAAAGCAAAAAGGTTAAAAGGAGATGGCAAGATGTTTAGAAACACAATTGCAATTTTTAAAGACAAGATTATAGCCAGAATAAATATGTAACATCTAAGTGCAATGACTGCTGACTAGAGATGCCTTGTGGGCCGGTGATGCGCTACAACAGACATGCCATAGCATCTCTTTGATAGAACAATGATGAATTAGAGTAAAACATACTTGAAGCTTGACAATATTCAAATTTCAAGGTCGCTTATCAACTGCAATTCTGCAAGCTGCGATCCTTACCTTCTCTGCAGAAAGGGCATCCGTGCAGACATTGCTGATGAGCTGGGAATTTACCTGGATACAACAAAATGTGAAGGAATTCTCGGAAATACATTATAAGCCAGGAAACTATTCTTCTCATGGCACTGTCCAGATGCATTTTCAGGGGCATCTTTGCTCTCAGAATTTGCTCCCGAGGAGAATTTCAAACTGTACACTTCCTTTCATACTGAGTCAAGCACATCACTTGCCTTTGCAGCATTGCGCAATTCAAGCTAAATTATTAATGGGACCAAGTACAGATTTCCAATATTAAAATGCCTCCAGTTCGAAGCGGGAAATGCTCATTTTCTTATTTCACCAAACTCATTAAAAAGTTTCCGTATGAATTGATACATCATATTACACAAGATCTTGTTGCAAATCGCTTCAAATGAGTCAATTGAACATATGATAGTGAAACTTCTATAATAAAAGGCAATTAATATTGAAGTGTTGTTTCTTCCATCTAACTGATAATTCCATAACCTTTGAAACTCTTAAGACAAGGAAGATATGAACTCGAATATACATTGGTAACATAAAAATTTACAGTGTTTTTTTAGGCTTTAAAAAGTACTTTTTTGTATCGTTACTTTcccccaaaaaattaaaattgactatGTTACATTGAGCTCTAAAACtataattttaaaagaaaacaatgtaTGAATCTCTATGTCAATATTTGCTAATATTAAAGAGTTTCAGGTGCTCTATCTAAAATAAAAGTCATATTCTGAGAGccatgaaatttaaaaaaagttaaaagtaaaAGCCACTTCAAACAAACCCAAGCACACATCAAGAAGGCCCATTTAGTACCTTGCAAATAGTATCAAAACCAACGTCAGTCTCCACGAATGGGTTCTTGAGATCTCCATTTAAGGTAACTGGAACACCAACAACCTAAATCATCCAAACTCATTATTAGTATGACAGATGCCTTAAGAAACTCAAGATTAGATGGACAATACTGAACTATTAACACTAACAAACACACGTTGAGAGATGCGCCCATGCTCAAAAACACACAGGCAGCACAAGCACACAAGACACGCATGGATATGTCTGCACATATCCGTACTTGTGTGTGTTACTGGGCGCAGATGTGCATACATGTTGCACGCgcgcgtgtgtgtgtgtgtgagaaagagagagagagagagactactgTATTGTCCTGTTACTTTGAAACTTCCAACAGATTCAATATAACAAGAGTACCTTTGTTGAGCATTTGGCTTCAGCAAATGTTTCCGCAAGCTGAGCTGCGTCAGTGTTTGACGTGACCCCTTCAAAAGCGTCAAACATCTATAATTAGACCCCAAGTTTTCAGTGGTAGGAAATCAATCATTTGAGGCACCATATGGTCAGTTACCTCCAATAATAACAAGACCATCTAATTTCAAGTTCTTGCATGTTGTCAGTGCAGCGTTGACTTGCTCAGTTGTTCTTATTTGGTCCTTTGTACGGCCCAGCAAATCATAACCACCTTGACAAGCATGTCAACGTCAGAAACGCTGGACACTATAATATCCATCAGATGATGTTCCCTAGAATGTACCTTGATTCTTGTAGGTTGAGAGAATTTCATCTGTGATCTCTAGAGTTTTCTGGGCAAACAAACCTTCAGAGCCACCTGTTGACAGATGACATAACAAGTCCCTTGTAACTGATTTCAACAGATCAAACAAGCAATAGTTGCACTCCTTGCTGGCTAGGCTTTAATGAAATCAGATTGCTGCTTCATAAAGCAAAGATCAGACAGAATACACATAAGCATTTTCAGAAAAGAAGTCGAAAGAAATCTCAGAGGCCAATGAGGATAGCCTGCATCATACGTATCTGCATAGTAGATTTAGATCATTAGGAGCTGAAAACGTTTGGACATGTTATTCCCCAAATAGATGAAGTACACTTCCATTTAATTGTGATAGTTCAATAAATACTTGAATTAGATTCTCAAATAATGGGAGCAagttatttctattttcttttgataaCCGCCAATTTCCAATAACGCTGAATTTTATGTTCACTCTTACCGTTGAGCGTCAAAATTGTATCcattcataaaatatttattccGAATTATGATATCATTAACATTAGAATGAACTCCCCACTCCttctaaagggaaaaaaaaaaaactgattttaGATCCATCATCCATCCTCAAACTCATTAGTTTGACCAGAACTTCTTTTCGCATATCAATACAGAGGATTCCCATCTTCTCGGGCAAGCATTATGGAAAACACTACATACTATTCAACAAAGTCAATACCTTAAGTTAAAAAGCGAAACATGGTAATTTGTCCTTGTTATGCTGGCATTAGATGGAAACAAAAATTGAGTCCTGTAATTTCGTGGATTCAATTTCAACACTATTTGAACATGCATATGTGGATTAGCTAATCCATAGAAGCTCAGATGCAAAATGCAACTTACCCAAAAAACCAAGTAGAACACTACTGGGGTTGTGGATTTTGAGAGCACTGTAGAGACCCCATATGACATTATGTCCTCCAGGAGACTGTCTCCCACAGAAGACTACTCCAACCCTATCAAATTTTGACACGTGTGCCAatcaagttaaaaaagaaaaatacatcgCAGCACTGATATAGTTCACTGTTCTGATGGGAAATAATTACATGAGAATGTGCAGTCAaatacataaaatttttgtgatATGAAGCAACAGCTATGTGAAATTAGTAATTGCTAGAAAATCCGCAATGCAGTTTTTTCGATGAATGGTATTATAGCTATAGGGAAGGATCATCAGGTGGGCAGCACAAAAGGACCTGGTGAGATTAGTTCATGGAAAGAAACATAAACAAGGAGGGTCAAAGTGTTACGTGGAATGCCACAGGATAAAACAATGTTTGTAAATGTAATAACCACTCTTCATCATTATATGATGAGGCTCAAACTATTTGCATATAAGAAAAGTGAAATAAAACAATATCAAGCGTAATGATACTCGGATGCATAGAAGAGGAAACAGAAACATTCCCCAGAAATCATAATGCTTGCATTTATGCAGCAAAAGGACGTCGATAATCATTGAACTAAGTACCTCATAGCAGGATGCTCGGTGATAATCTGAGCATCAGCAACCTTGGCAGTTGCCCGAAGGAAATGAGCCAAAGGCTGACCATAGGTGTGTGGAAAGCTTCGACCGATGGTGTGAGCACCAGCTGGATCTGCGGCAGCGGTGGCATCACCAAATTCTACACGAACAGTTGTCCCCTACACAACAGATTTGAGTCAAAATACAAACTCGCCATAATTTCAAAGTTTAAAGACCGAACATGACCAGTGTTTGACTGAGTCCACACACTGTCTAGAGTACCGAAAGCTTGCTTTTGCAATCAGATGCCGAGATAATGCATTGACCAGAGTCCTCACGGCCAAGTAAAAAACTAAATGCTCGCATCGTCAGTaattctcttccctttttttctttttcaggaaGCAGGCAGTAAGCGCTAAAGCTAAAACGCATGTCCGGAACCAAAATACGTTCAACAAAACAGTAGAGTCACTTCTCGACCCCTAATGATCGACTAGTGCAATTCACTCCCAAAGACAATAGGACTCCAACAGACGACATTAACGACGAACACGAAGAGTTGGCGACAGATTGCGGCAAAATGATACGAACGAGAACTTGATCCAGCCATAATCATTTCCAGAAACTCAGCTCAGTCCGATCAGGATCGGATCCGCACAAACCGAGACACCACTCTGATCCACCGCgatcgccaaaaaaaaaaagcaaccaGGCGCGAGATACTCAGAAGTGACGGGACTCAAATCTAAACTCCGGTCCGGCTGAGAAGCGGCGGCTACTCTCGGCTCCGGTAGCCACAAAAGAAGAGGAGTGAGAGCACAAGCATATATCAGAAAACGCgagaacgagagagagggaCCTGGAGGCAAGGAGGGAGCTGGGGCTGGTAGAGAGATCGGTGCTTCTGGAGATCCGAGAGCTCTCTGGGAATGCCGTAGTCCGACTCCATTTCCGATTCGACGGAgctttttagagagagagagagtagttgAGAGAAGAAGTGAAGCAGGAGGAGGGGTGACGGTTTTTTATGTGATGGATAGGGTGGGTGGGGGGAGACAGAATTAGGACACCGCGAGCTTCGGCGTCGGGCGCTAAGACAGACGAGCAGAAGCAGGcccatattttccttttccttttttttttttcttttcttttttgagcaGGAAGGAAAAGGATCCGAATGCAATTCGGGTTTCAGCCACGGTGCGGTCCCGTACAACTCTCTAACCCAACCTAACCTAACCTAACTTCCCCCTTTTCTGTTGGCATGACCACGGAGAGCCCGTGGACTTAGGCATGaccacgggccgtgaaccgccgattcccgttcatgaaccggcggttccggttcgtggccactaTAAAATCGGAACCGGTTCTTGAAGGGAgggttccgattccggttccgatttCGGGATGGGGCccgattttcctatttttttttttttgccagtttctaattttttaaaatcgaaaCCAGCCCATGAGGGGCCGGGCCAGTTCCGATTCTTCCATGGACCAGTTCCGGGCCCAAACCAGCCTGTGACCATGTCTACGTGGACTGATGAAGAGTCTATTTTTTTCATCTTCCCATTAGTATTGTTTTCCCAATGAAAATctgaacaggaaaaaaaaagtactcttgatttggaatatttgtgaaaataatttcaaacgACAGTGCGTGTCAGTATTTGTATGTCGTCAAAATTTCTACAATCCAACGAGGAAATTTAATAATTCATAAGCTACGCAAATAAAATTTGGTGAATGatgaaaatctaaatttatGTAACATTTTGATTGAATTTCCTTATCGTTCAGATTTGGATATTATCTTAGCAAGATTATGTATGATAATGTTTACTTAGGTTTATATTTGAAGGATTAGGAAACCCCGATTAAATGTTGGCATCATTGCATCTCTTTCGGTAACCTTTATGTTatgagttgatttttttttttttgggtccgatTTATGAGTTCATATTGAGATTTACTTATTCGTTTCCAAAATTTATGAGTTtgattctctttcctttctaacCCTACATGGATAAATTGTTACGAagtttgtaattttcaaaaaaccaaataaaagttAGCAACgcgactcaaaaaaaaaaaaaaaaagaagaaaaaaaaccgaACAAGTCAAGCAAATAAGAATTGCTGTGTGGCTACTCGCTTGGAATGGTAAATTCAAAACAGGCGAAAAATTGTCGGTcgactcaaataagagttggtaacaCAACGAGAAGGAGTTAATTAGATTTAACGCGACGATAAGCTGCACGAATAACAATGTCGAACAATCGGACGGATGTcgatagtgttttttttttttttttttgggtcgattcGATAGGTTTGTTTTTAGATGGGAAGAAAGGATCTGGGCGGGGGATATTCCTGCGAAAGGGTGGGTGACTTGGATATTCAGATGAGAGATCACACCAGAAGGCACCAACCACCGGTGGGTCTTTCCGAGTCAACTCGCACCTAAcactccaccaccaccaccaccactaccgCCGCAAAAGCCAACGACTCTTCCTCAACTGAACCGGAGGTCGTCCTGGCCCCGATCTTAATCCCGTCGTTAACTGTGGGATTGCTGCCATGATTAGGTCCAAAAGCACCCGATTTCCCAAGCATTTCCGCCTCTAGatcctgtca from Rhodamnia argentea isolate NSW1041297 chromosome 2, ASM2092103v1, whole genome shotgun sequence encodes the following:
- the LOC115738596 gene encoding psbP domain-containing protein 3, chloroplastic isoform X2: MASVASCSSLNSASLRLRSSSNKKGHEAGRRSRLQCCLNDRQLQAPSGLHMQEQCGAKRREIVLQLGFAALSLQSLASDALAETGVKQDLQVYVDDVNKFKISIPQDWLVGNGDPSGFKSVTAFFPKEDSTSNISVAITGIGPDFTKMGSFGKVDAFAENLVNGLDRSWRRPPGVAAKLIDCRDANGFYYIEYSLQNPGESQRHIYSAIGMAFNGWYNRLYTVTGQFVEEKSEAYGSKIEQAVASFRFI
- the LOC115738596 gene encoding psbP domain-containing protein 3, chloroplastic isoform X1, which encodes MASVASCSSLNSASLRLRSSSNKKDYEAGRRSRLQCCLNDRQLQAPSGLHMQEQCGAKRREIVLQLGFAALSLQSLASDALAETGVKQDLQVYVDDVNKFKISIPQDWLVGNGDPSGFKSVTAFFPKEDSTSNISVAITGIGPDFTKMGSFGKVDAFAENLVNGLDRSWRRPPGVAAKLIDCRDANGFYYIEYSLQNPGESQRHIYSAIGMAFNGWYNRLYTVTGQFVEEKSEAYGSKIEQAVASFRFI
- the LOC115738594 gene encoding pyrophosphate--fructose 6-phosphate 1-phosphotransferase subunit alpha; translation: MESDYGIPRELSDLQKHRSLYQPQLPPCLQGTTVRVEFGDATAAADPAGAHTIGRSFPHTYGQPLAHFLRATAKVADAQIITEHPAMRVGVVFCGRQSPGGHNVIWGLYSALKIHNPSSVLLGFLGGSEGLFAQKTLEITDEILSTYKNQGGYDLLGRTKDQIRTTEQVNAALTTCKNLKLDGLVIIGGVTSNTDAAQLAETFAEAKCSTKVVGVPVTLNGDLKNPFVETDVGFDTICKVNSQLISNVCTDALSAEKYYYFIRLMGRKASHVALECTLQSHPNMVILGEEVAASKLTLFDLAKQLCDAVQARAEQDKYHGVILIPEGLIESIPEVYSLLKEIHGLLRQGVSVEKISSQLSPWASALFEFLPPFIKKQLLLHPESDDSAQLSQIETEKLLAHLVEAEMNKRMKEGTYKGKKFNAICHFFGYQARGSLPSKFDCDYAYVLGHICYHILAAGLNGYMASVTNLKNPVNKWRCGAAPITAMMTVKRWAQNPNSSFIGKPAIHPANVDLKGKAYELLQQNAVKFLIDDLYRNPGPLQFDGPGADAKPVSLCVEDQDYMGRIKMLQEYLDKVRTIVKPGCSQEVLKAALSSMASVTEVLSVLSAPSSNGINHV